From a single Xiphophorus maculatus strain JP 163 A chromosome 5, X_maculatus-5.0-male, whole genome shotgun sequence genomic region:
- the LOC111608731 gene encoding complement C3-like, with translation MRRTLLLQLVSLTFASWAPLADGANFKVMSAPNLMRVGTAENIFVECQDCTGGDMVVNINVMNHPAKNKKLTGTSVTLNRANNYQGFGKITIPAAEFSKDPTMRQYVYIQANFPDKSLEKMVLVSLQSGYIFIQTDKTLYTPNSRVYFRLFALTSHMEPVGTNNQNQDVGVLIDIMTPDGIIIPLDTVTLNSGLFSGDYQLSEIVSPGLWKVVAKLQSNPQQRYFAEFEVKEYVLPSFEVKLVPVVPFFYVDSDQLTINIKAKKLSVQDVYGTAYVMFGIMEDNVKRNIPHSLTRVPVVDGEGQVTLQRNQIAQTFPEIHHLVGKSIFVSVSVLTDSGSEMVEAELRGIQIVTSPYKITFRKTPKFFKPGMPFDVVVEVVHPYDIPAENIPVVVSPSEVRGITAANGMTTLTINTPAAASILRITAKTDKPDLTPSRQAAAEMEASAFLSSSKSYILIATDTTEVSIGDNLKINLILNKPPQEKDITYLILSKGHLLKSDRYRTRGQALISLILPITKEMLPSFRIIAYYHSTDNEVVSDSVWVDVKDSCMGSLTLESKRPLPSYEPRMMFTLKVTGDPGATVGLVAVDKGVYVLNNKHRLTQKKVWDEVEQHDIGCTPGGGSNSMNVFFDAGLVFESSVASGTAYRQELKCKTTSRQKRDTTTEEVTTTLRESDDSYMDSDAIFSRTKFPERLLWTYIQLPVCPANGPSCESTSFEKHFPLRDSITTWQFTGISLSRTLGLCVAEPLEVIVRKEFFIDLQVPYSAVRWEQLEIEAILHNYSPDSITVRVELIEEENMCSSASKRGKYRQEVRVGSQTTRSVPFIIIPMKEGEHNIEVKAAVKDSSLNYGVIKMLRVVPPGVLTKVTQSIALDPAVRGQGGTQVETLNSNIARINLVPNAPSSTQVSVTGRDLTSWLLENAISGRSMGALIYQPSGSGEQNMIRMTLPVIATTYLDKTNQWEAVGLNRRNEAIQHIKTGYNNELAYRKGDGSFAVFASHGSSTWLTAYVTKVFSLAYNLIAVQNDHICGAVKYLVLNAQQPDGMFREVGKVHHREMQGDVLGGDSDASMTAFCLIALQETRTICGATVDSLPSSIEKAVTYLERRLPNLANPYAVAITSYALANENKLNREILYKFASPELNHWPSSGGEMFTQEATAYALLALVRAQRFEDAKPIVRWFNQQQFVGGGFGSTQATIIVYQAVAEYWTKATESEYNLNVDILLPGRSNPDKLNFNRENQFTTRTSKFNDINQDVKVTATGTGEATVKMVSLYYTIPKENGNDCQKFNLSVQLIPEILDGDRKTYRLRIDVLYVDRNRDATMSILNIGLLTGFTVDTKDLDLLSKGRARTIARYEMNTVLSERGSLVIYLDKVSHTRPEEISFRIHQTLKVGVLQPSAVSVYEYYEQTPCVKFYHPERKGGQLLRLCRDNDCTCAEENCSMQKKGQISNDERTAKICESTETSKIEFAYKARVEKTDFEVATDSYIMTIVQVIKEGSTDVGPLGRLRSFLSYQHCRDALSLEKGKTYLIMGSSKDIHRDDQKQGFQYVLGERTWIEYWPSEVECQTEEHRPTCVGIEEMVNEYLIFSCVQ, from the exons CAAAGTGATGTCCGCCCCCAACCTGATGCGAGTGGGAACAGCAGAAAACATCTTTGTGGAATGTCAGGACTGCACTGGAGGGGACATGGTCGTCAACATCAACGTGATGAACCATCCGGCCAAAAACAAGAAGCTGACTGGGACATCTGTGACCCTCAACAGGGCGAATAACTACCAGGGGTTTGGAAAAATAACT ATACCGGCAGCAGAATTCAGCAAGGATCCCACCATGAGGCAATATGTTTACATTCAAGCCAATTTTCCAGACAAATCTCTGGAAAAAATGGTCCTGGTGTCCCTCCAGTCTGGGTACATCTTCATACAGACGGACAAGACGCTCTATACTCCCAACAGCAGGG TTTATTTCAGGTTGTTTGCCTTGACTTCCCATATGGAGCCTGTGGGCACAAACAATCAGAACCAAGATGTCGGTGTGCTCATCGATATTATG ACGCCTGATGGAATCATCATTCCTTTGGATACAGTCACTTTGAACTCTGGTTTATTCTCTGGAGATTACCAACTTAGTGAGATTGTTAG CCCTGGACTGTGGAAGGTGGTGGCAAAGCTCCAAAGCAACCCACAGCAGAGATATTTTGCTGAATTTGAGGTCAAAGAATATG TACTTCCTAGTTTTGAGGTTAAGTTGGTGCCGGTGGTCCCTTTCTTCTACGTCGACAGTGACCAACTTACCATCAACATCAAAGCTAA GAAACTATCTGTACAGGATGTTTATGGGACTGCTTATGTGATGTTTGGTATCATGGAAGATAACGTGAAGAGAAACATCCCACACTCTCTCACACGAGTCCCA GTTGTGGATGGCGAAGGGCAGGTCACACTGCAAAGGAATCAGATCGCTCAGACTTTCCCAGAAATTCATCATCTTGTAGGAAAATCAATCTTTGTGTCTGTCAGTGTGCTGACAGACAGCG gcAGTGAAATGGTGGAAGCAGAGTTGAGAGGCATCCAGATTGTCACGTCGCCGTACAAAATCACCTTCAGAAAAACCCCCAAATTTTTCAAACCAGGAATGCCCTTTGACGTTGTG GTTGAAGTAGTACATCCCTATGACATTCCAGCAGAAAATATCCCAGTGGTAGTAAGTCCCAGTGAGGTGAGGGGAATCACAGCAGCGAATGGGATGACAACACTCACCATTAATACACCAGCAGCGGCTTCCATACTGAGAATCACT GCAAAAACGGACAAACCCGATCTTACACCATCAAGACAAGCAGCGGCTGAGATGGAAGCATCAGCTTTTTTGTCCAGTAGCAAGAGCTATATCCTCATAG CCACAGACACAACTGAGGTAAGCATAGGAGACAACCTGAAAATAAACCTCATTCTCAATAAACCACCACAGGAAAAGGACATCACATACCTG ATCCTAAGTAAAGGCCACTTGCTGAAATCTGATCGCTACAGAACAAGAGGCCAAGCTCTAATTTCCCTAATTCTTCCCATCACCAAAGAGATGTTGCCCTCATTCCGTATCATAGCCTACTACCACTCAACCGATAATGAAGTGGTGTCGGACTCTGTTTGGGTGGATGTGAAAGACTCGTGCATGGGCTCG TTGACCTTGGAATCAAAGAGACCGCTTCCGTCCTATGAACCTCGCATGATGTTCACTCTGAAAGTCACAGGAGATCCAGGGGCCACAGTGGGACTCGTCGCAGTTGACAAAGGCGTCTACGTTCTGAACAACAAGCACCGTCTCACCCAGAAAAAG GTGTGGGACGAGGTAGAGCAGCATGACATAGGCTGCACACCAGGTGGTGGGAGCAACAGTATGAACGTGTTCTTTGATGCTGGGCTGGTGTTTGAGTCCAGCGTCGCTTCAGGAACTGCCTACAGACAAG AGctgaaatgcaaaacaacatCCAGACAGAAAAGAGACACAACTACTGAGGAAGTCACGACTACCCTAC GTGAATCAGATGACAGCTACATGGACAGCGATGCGATTTTTTCTCGAACCAAGTTCCCTGAGCGTCTGCTGTGGACATACATCCAGCTTCCTGTTTGCCCAGCAAATGGACCTAGTTG tgaaTCCACGTCgtttgagaaacattttccactgcGTGATTCAATTACAACCTGGCAGTTCACCGGCATCAGTCTCTCAAGAACACTTG GTCTCTGTGTTGCCGAGCCGTTGGAGGTTATTGTTCGCAAGGAATTTTTCATTGATCTCCAAGTCCCTTATTCTGCCGTCCGATGGGAGCAGCTTGAAATAGAAGCAATCCTTCACAATTACAGCCCAGACTCTATTACT GTTCGTGTGGAACTGATTGAGGAAGAGAACATGTGCAGCTCAGCCTCCAAGCGTGGGAAGTACCGACAGGAGGTCAGGGTTGGAAGCCAAACTACACGATCTGTACCATTCATCATTATTCCAATGAAGGAAGGAGAGCATAACATCGAGGTCAAGGCAGCTGTCAAGGACTCATCCCTTAATTACGGAGTTATTAAGATGCTGCGCGTTGTG ccTCCAGGTGTACTGACCAAAGTAACCCAGAGTATAGCTTTAGATCCAGCTGTCAGAGGTCAAG GTGGAACACAAGTGGAAACCCTGAACAGCAATATTGCCAGGATAAATTTGGTACCAAACGCACCAAGCAGCACACAAGTTTCTGTGACTG GCAGAGACCTAACTTCTTGGCTTTTGGAGAATGCCATTAGTGGTAGATCCATGGGTGCTCTGATCTACCAGCCCTCAGGCTCTGGTGAACAGAACATGATCCGCATGACTCTGCCAGTCATTGCAACCACATATTTGGACAAAACCAATCAGTGGGAGGCTGTTGGTTTGAACAGACGTAATGAGGCTATTCAGCACATAAAAACTG GATACAACAACGAGCTAGCGTATCGTAAAGGCGATGGCTCATTTGCTGTGTTTGCTAGTCATGGAAGTAGCACCTG GCTGACAGCTTATGTGACCAAGGTGTTTTCTTTAGCTTACAACCTGATAGCAGTGCAAAATGACCACATCTGTGGTGCTGTGAAGTATCTGGTCCTCAACGCTCAGCAACCTGATGGCATGTTTAGAGAAGTTGGAAAAGTACACCATAGAGAGATGCAG GGCGATGTGCTTGGCGGAGACTCAGATGCCTCCATGACGGCCTTCTGCCTGATTGCCCTGCAGGAAACGCGCACAATATGCGGAGCAACTGTAGAT AGTCTTCCGTCCAGCATAGAAAAAGCAGTCACCTACCTTGAGAGACGTCTCCCCAACCTCGCCAACCCTTATGCCGTCGCCATTACATCATACGCCCTGgccaatgaaaacaaacttaaCCGGGAAATCCTCTACAAGTTTGCTTCTCCTG AGTTAAACCACTGGCCTTCATCTGGAGGAGAAATGTTCACACAAGAGGCAACAGCTTATGCTCTCTTGGCTCTGGTCAGAGCTCAG CGCTTTGAAGATGCAAAGCCTATCGTTAGATGGTTTAACCAACAACAGTTTGTGGGTGGAGGCTTCGGGTCAACACAG GCCACTATTATCGTGTACCAGGCCGTGGCAGAGTACTGGACCAAAGCTACGGAATCAGAATACAATCTAAATGTTGACATCTTGTTGCCGGGCAGATCAAACCCTGACAAGTTAAACTTTAACAGAGAAAATCAGTTCACCACAAGAACATCTAAA TTTAATGACATCAACCAGGATGTGAAAGTTACTGCCACAGGAACGGGAGAAGCAACAGTGAAA ATGGTGTCATTGTATTACACCATTCctaaagaaaatggaaatgacTGCCAGAAGTTCAATCTCTCTGTGCAACTAATCCCAG aaatattGGATGGGGATAGGAAGACATACAGACTTAGGATAGATGTTTT GTATGTGGACAGGAATCGAGACGCAACCATGTCAATCTTGAACATCGGCCTTCTAACTGGCTTCACTGTTGACACGAAGGATCTCGACTTG TTGTCTAAAGGACGCGCCCGCACCATTGCTAGATACGAGATGAACACAGTTCTGTCCGAAAGAGGCTCACTCGTCATCTATCTGGACAAG GTTTCACACACACGACCAGAGGAGATCAGCTTTAGGATCCATCAGACATTAAAAGTTGGCGTTTTACAACCATCAGCCGTGTCTGTCTATGAGTACTATGAGC AAACACCGTGTGTGAAATTCTACCATCCGGAGAGGAAAGGAGGACAACTGCTCCGGCTCTGTAGAGATAATGATTGCACCTGTGCAGAAG AGAACTGCAGTATGCAGAAAAAGGGTCAAATTAGCAACGACGAGCGCACAGCTAAGATCTGCGAGAGCACGGAGACCAGCAAGATAGAGTTTG CGTACAAAGCTAGGGTGGAAAAGACTGACTTTGAGGTGGCTACAGACTCGTACATAATGACCATAGTGCAAGTTATTAAAGAAG GAAGCACTGATGTTGGTCCTCTTGGTAGGCTGCGCTCATTCTTGAGTTATCAGCACTGCAGAGATGCTTTAAGTCTGGAAAAGGGCAAAACTTACCTCATCATGGGATCATCCAAAGACATTCACAGAGACGACCAGAAGCAAGG GTTCCAGTATGTGCTGGGGGAGAGGACCTGGATCGAGTACTGGCCCTCAGAAGTAGAGTGCCAGACCGAAGAACATCGACCTACCTGCGTAGGCATTGAGGAAATGGTCAATGAATACTTAATTTTTTCTTGTGTGCAGTAG